A DNA window from Paralichthys olivaceus isolate ysfri-2021 chromosome 11, ASM2471397v2, whole genome shotgun sequence contains the following coding sequences:
- the LOC138412006 gene encoding C1q-related factor-like produces MRAIVFFCLLLEVFGDPPNYTWSTSDSDPISTECLSASCGCCLIQKQMNRVKRNFEHVAGEMNKYLIQSKTALSLTRGRSAFSVSLTNNMLCSVPAVNDQLIIYGNVLLNLGDSYNVQNGIFTVPQSGVYCLTVTIHANATSGATNVASCARLQVNGQVVAAVLSEKNGHDPQDSSTIVVALKLKAGDEVAVLLPNGCVVCNEIQGEHYNTFTGFLLYAN; encoded by the exons ATGAGAG ctattgtatttttttgtctgctgctggaggttttTGGTGACCCACCAAATTACACCTGGTCGACCTCCGACTCAGACCCGATCAGCACCG AGTGTCTTTCGGCATCATGTGGCTGCTGCCTGATTCAGAAACAGATGAACAGGGTGAAGAGAAACTTTGAACATGTCGCTGGGGAAATGAACAAGTACCTGATACAATCAAAGACGGCCCTCAGCCTTACAAGAG GTCGCAGCGCCTTCTCCGTCTCACTGACCAATAATATGTTGTGCTCTGTCCCCGCCGTTAATGACCAGCTCATCATCTATGGCAATGTCCTCCTCAACCTGGGAGACAGCTACAACGTGCAAAACGGTATCTTCACCGTTCCTCAGTCTGGCGTCTACTGCCTCACCGTGACCATCCATGCCAATGCTACTTCTGGTGCAACAAACGTGGCCAGCTGCGCTCGTCTGCAGGTTAATGGCCAGGTGGTGGCGGCTGTACTCAGCGAGAAAAATGGCCACGACCCTCAAGACAGCAGCACCATTGTTGTAGCCTTGAAACTGAAGGCTGGGGATGAGGTGGCTGTTCTCCTGCCCAATGGATGTGTGGTCTGCAATGAAATCCAAGGCGAGCACTATAACACCTTCACCGGCTTCCTGCTCTATGCTAACTGA
- the LOC109634433 gene encoding complement C1q-like protein 2 — MRAIVFLCLLHAASAQWPSLWSSLDSLNEADNPENACEEPHSCSCCLILQQVNSLSTHFNSTLNELDKEYSQTLQQFSKFEASRTAFSVALDFSTFKCHGPKPADINVIYNHVFLNLGSGYNVNTGIFTALHSGVYTFAFTIHSDAGAADSPLAACAELYVNNTVVARLSEENKEDQEDGATNVVVLQLKAADKVAVNMPKGCSLCDDNNHYNTFSGFLLFATD, encoded by the exons ATGAGAG ctattgtatttctgtgtctgctgcatGCAGCTTCTGCTCAGTGGCCGTCTTTGTGGTCATCCCTCGATTCACTCAACGAAGCAGACAACCCAGAAAACG CGTGTGAGGAGCCGCATTCTTGTAGCTGCTGTCTCATCCTGCAGCAAGTGAACAGCCTGAGCACGCACTTCAACTCGACCTTGAATGAGCTGGACAAGGAGTACTCACAAACACTGCAACAGTTCAGCAAGTTTGAAG CCAGCCGCACTGCCTTCTCTGTCGCTCTTGACTTTTCGACTTTTAAGTGCCATGGCCCCAAGCCTGCAGACATCAATGTCATCTACAACCATGTCTTCCTGAACCTGGGCAGTGGCTACAACGTGAACACTGGCATCTTCACTGCTCTCCACTCTGGTGTCTACACCTTTGCTTTTACCATCCACAGTGACGCTGGTGCCGCTGATTCTCCCCTCGCCGCCTGTGCCGAACTGTACGTTAACAACACGGTGGTGGCCAGATTgagtgaggaaaataaagaagacCAAGAGGATGGAGCCACTAATGTTGTTGTCCTGCAACTGAAAGCTGCAGACAAGGTGGCCGTCAACATGCCCAAAGGCTGTTCCCTCTgtgatgacaacaaccactataACACTTTCAGTGGCTTTCTGCTGTTTGCTACTGATTAA
- the cbln18 gene encoding cerebellin 18, whose protein sequence is MVVFPVLFLLGSLILCGRGETDSSTIDSLRQAALSYQGKLECGNWDCDCIFKQERGCCCGANDLYQLEDKTFIRIMNLWEDLATLNSKVKSVTGNLKIAFKAFLNITLPMPGYTDRCFGPFNTNVPIPFDSVTLNDGMGYNPSLGAFTAPCAGVYAFSFTIYSSVGEDGRLYHKVQLLQNNGVIVSVWEDNREDGEDSASQVVVLQLKKGDQVYLALTSGRKLCANQGYNSFTGYMLYPLNSA, encoded by the exons ATGGTTGTATTTCCAGTTTTGTTCCTGTTGGGGTCACTGATTCTCTGTGGTCGTGGGGAAACTGACTCCTCCACGATCGACTCTTTGAGACAGGCCGCAC TCAGCTATCAGGGAAAGCTGGAGTGTGGCAACTGGGACTGCGACTGCATTTTCAAACAGGAGcgtggctgctgctgtggagcgaATGACTTATACCAACTAGAGGACAAAACCTTCATAAGGATTATGAATTTGTGGGAAGATCTCGCCACACTAAATAGCAAAGTAAAGTCAGTCACAG GCAACCTCAAGATTGCCTTCAAAGCATTTCTAAATATCACCCTCCCAATGCCTGGATATACGGACAGATGCTTTGGTCCTTTCAACACTAATGTGCCGATCCCCTTTGATTCTGTCACTCTGAATGATGGCATGGGATATAACCCATCCTTGG GTGCCTTCACCGCCCCATGTGCTGGTGTTTACGCCTTTTCCTTCACAATCTACTCGTCTGTGGGAGAGGACGGACGCCTCTATCACAAA GTCCAGCTGCTTCAGAACAACGGTGtaatagtcagtgtgtgggaggacaATCGAGAGGATGGTGAAGACAGTGCAAGTCAG GTTGTGGTGCTGCAGTTGAAGAAAGGCGATCAGGTCTACCTGGCGTTAACGTCCGGGAGGAAGCTCTGTGCAAACCAGGGGTACAACAGCTTTACTGGTTACATGTTATACCCTCTCAACAGTGCGTAA